In Anseongella ginsenosidimutans, one genomic interval encodes:
- a CDS encoding transketolase C-terminal domain-containing protein — protein sequence MQSGKAEKFQTETRWLFFPSPRRKLCRKAIGLLEQEGIRPAHYDMRFVKPLDETLLHEVFKEFKKVVTVEDGCIMGGMGSAILEFMADHNYQAQVVRLGIPEQSSRTRRAG from the coding sequence TTGCAGTCGGGAAAGGCCGAAAAATTTCAGACGGAGACGAGGTGGCTATTCTTTCCATCGCCACGTAGGAAACTTTGCCGGAAAGCTATCGGCCTGCTTGAACAGGAAGGTATCCGGCCGGCGCATTACGATATGCGCTTTGTCAAGCCGCTTGACGAGACGCTGCTGCATGAGGTTTTTAAGGAATTTAAAAAGGTCGTCACCGTAGAAGACGGCTGTATTATGGGAGGCATGGGCAGCGCGATCCTTGAATTCATGGCTGATCATAACTACCAGGCACAGGTAGTTCGCCTGGGAATTCCCGAACAAAGTAGTAGAACACGGAGAGCAGGCTGA
- a CDS encoding MraY family glycosyltransferase — protein MPFLYFSLYYDERFNLIDGIDGLAGSIGIIVCSTFGIVFYQMGDTGFALIAFALIGAILGFMRFNVSPAKIFMGDSGSYTIGFVIATLAILFVS, from the coding sequence ATGCCGTTTCTATACTTTTCATTGTATTACGACGAACGCTTTAACCTTATTGACGGGATTGACGGACTGGCAGGAAGTATCGGGATCATCGTTTGCAGTACCTTTGGAATTGTCTTCTACCAGATGGGGGATACGGGTTTCGCACTGATCGCGTTTGCGCTGATCGGCGCTATCCTTGGATTTATGCGTTTTAACGTTTCCCCCGCAAAGATCTTTATGGGCGATTCCGGTTCTTATACGATCGGATTCGTCATTGCCACCCTTGCTATCCTGTTCGTGAGTTGA